A genome region from Sphingobacteriaceae bacterium GW460-11-11-14-LB5 includes the following:
- a CDS encoding glucuronyl hydrolase yields the protein MKKLLFAICFLAAAVMANAQQAADDKKAMKNLLDKQFAFAQKQYQLLAKNTPADRMPKTYYAKNNKLETSDTKWWCSGFYPGSLLYIYEYTKDSGTLKEAEKRLAVLEKEKHYTGNHDLGFMMFCSFGNAYRITGNALYKPTIDTAAASLATRYRPAAKVIQSWNSSKQWKGPVIIDNMMNLELLAWVSDHGGDPKYKKIAINHADTSLKNHFRSNYSSYHVVDYDMTTGKVLRRGTAQGASDESAWSRGQGWGLYGYTMMYRFTKNKHYLNQAKNIAKFIINHPNMPADQIPYWDFNAPNIPDTYRDASAAAVIASGLLELGQYATKSEQKLYVSEAKKMIISLSSDTYRAKLGENGGFLLMHSTGALPLKSEVDVPLSYADYYYLEALMRYKNWYL from the coding sequence ATGAAAAAATTATTGTTCGCCATATGTTTTCTGGCTGCAGCAGTAATGGCTAATGCACAACAGGCAGCTGATGATAAAAAAGCAATGAAAAACCTGCTCGACAAGCAGTTTGCATTTGCACAGAAACAATATCAGTTACTGGCCAAAAATACACCGGCAGACCGCATGCCAAAAACCTATTATGCCAAAAATAATAAACTGGAAACGAGCGACACCAAATGGTGGTGCAGTGGCTTTTATCCTGGTTCGCTGCTTTATATTTACGAGTATACAAAAGATTCCGGCACCTTAAAAGAAGCAGAAAAACGCCTTGCGGTACTAGAGAAGGAGAAACATTACACCGGAAACCACGATTTAGGTTTTATGATGTTCTGTAGTTTTGGCAATGCCTACCGCATAACTGGTAATGCTTTGTATAAACCAACCATCGATACGGCTGCTGCTTCGCTGGCTACACGCTACCGTCCGGCTGCTAAAGTAATCCAATCGTGGAACAGCAGTAAACAATGGAAAGGCCCGGTTATTATTGATAATATGATGAACCTGGAGTTACTGGCCTGGGTATCCGATCATGGTGGCGATCCGAAATACAAGAAAATTGCCATCAATCATGCCGATACTTCGCTTAAAAACCATTTCAGGTCAAACTACAGCTCTTATCACGTGGTAGATTACGATATGACTACAGGCAAAGTACTGAGAAGAGGTACAGCCCAGGGGGCATCTGACGAATCGGCCTGGAGTCGTGGCCAGGGCTGGGGCTTGTACGGTTATACGATGATGTACCGCTTTACCAAAAACAAACACTATCTTAATCAGGCAAAAAACATCGCCAAATTTATCATCAATCATCCGAATATGCCTGCCGATCAGATTCCATATTGGGACTTTAACGCACCGAACATTCCTGATACTTACCGTGATGCTTCTGCTGCGGCGGTGATTGCATCAGGTTTGTTAGAATTAGGGCAGTATGCAACAAAAAGCGAGCAGAAATTATATGTAAGCGAAGCAAAAAAAATGATTATTTCACTTTCATCTGATACCTATCGTGCAAAACTGGGTGAAAATGGTGGCTTTCTGCTCATGCACAGTACTGGCGCTTTACCACTGAAATCGGAAGTCGACGTTCCGCTTAGTTACGCCGATTATTACTATCTCGAAGCGCTAATGCGCTATAAAAACTGGTATTTATAA
- a CDS encoding LysR family transcriptional regulator, with translation MELRHLLYFKTVAEELHFTKAASKLFISQPPLSRQIKELEEELGVQLFVRNNKRVALTNAGRYFKVEVDAMFAKLEESKEVVRKIHGGVSGELKIGYISSVYQSQLAEILKLMHQEFPYLKTSLFEVPTLAQIKELEHGGLDVGILRAPVLSEKLKVESLFFDPFVVVIPLTDQKIDAKNGLADFLKKSPFIFFNKDFAPQYNQKLMEICQRMGFSPDITHEANNVHSILQLVEAGLGVSILPLSLKKQYAQLKVSFIEFDAIPVNTEVVLAYKESNKNPALTWFIKHYTQLN, from the coding sequence ATGGAACTCAGACATCTGCTGTATTTTAAAACTGTTGCGGAAGAACTTCATTTTACCAAAGCAGCAAGCAAACTTTTTATCTCGCAACCTCCTTTGAGCAGGCAGATTAAAGAGCTTGAAGAAGAACTTGGTGTACAGTTATTTGTTCGGAATAATAAGCGGGTTGCATTAACCAATGCAGGCAGGTATTTTAAGGTTGAAGTAGACGCCATGTTTGCCAAACTGGAAGAAAGTAAAGAAGTGGTTCGTAAGATTCATGGGGGCGTTAGCGGCGAATTAAAGATTGGTTATATCAGTTCGGTTTATCAATCGCAGCTTGCCGAAATTTTAAAATTGATGCATCAGGAATTTCCTTACCTGAAAACAAGTTTATTCGAAGTACCTACACTCGCCCAAATTAAAGAGTTAGAACATGGTGGTTTAGATGTGGGAATTTTAAGAGCTCCGGTTTTATCGGAAAAATTAAAAGTAGAATCTTTATTTTTTGATCCCTTTGTAGTGGTTATTCCTTTAACGGATCAAAAAATTGATGCAAAAAACGGACTCGCCGATTTCTTGAAGAAAAGTCCGTTTATCTTCTTTAATAAAGATTTTGCACCCCAGTATAACCAGAAACTGATGGAGATTTGCCAGCGGATGGGCTTTAGCCCCGACATTACCCATGAGGCTAACAATGTGCACTCTATATTACAATTGGTAGAAGCAGGTTTGGGTGTATCTATTTTGCCCTTGTCGTTAAAAAAGCAATATGCACAGTTGAAAGTATCTTTTATTGAATTTGATGCTATTCCCGTTAATACTGAAGTGGTACTGGCTTATAAAGAATCGAATAAAAACCCGGCCTTAACCTGGTTTATTAAACATTATACCCAGTTAAATTGA
- a CDS encoding SAM-dependent methyltransferase has protein sequence MNKDFSHKATNEEIKTRFDNDVERFSNLESGQQTTIDAPLTMELCTGAAKYINPNAKELLDIGCGAGNYTLKMLSKIPNLNCTLNDLSLPMLERARDRVSAQTTGKITIVQDDMRNLNLPDNHFDIILAAATFHHLRTDADWELVFSKVYQALKPGGSIWISDLIAHDSVLIDHLFKDQYGAYLETLGGAAYKQQVFDYIEYEDTPRSLNYQLALLQKVGFSVTEILHKNSYFAAFGAIK, from the coding sequence ATGAATAAAGATTTTTCGCACAAGGCAACCAATGAAGAGATTAAAACCAGGTTTGATAACGATGTAGAACGTTTCTCGAACTTAGAGAGCGGACAACAAACCACCATCGATGCACCACTTACCATGGAGCTTTGCACCGGAGCGGCTAAATATATTAATCCTAATGCGAAAGAACTGCTGGATATTGGATGTGGTGCAGGCAATTATACCTTAAAAATGCTCAGTAAAATTCCAAACCTTAACTGTACCCTTAACGATTTGAGTTTACCAATGCTGGAACGTGCAAGAGACAGGGTATCGGCACAAACGACCGGAAAAATAACCATTGTGCAGGATGATATGCGCAACCTGAATTTACCCGATAATCATTTCGATATTATACTTGCTGCTGCAACATTTCATCATTTGCGAACCGATGCCGACTGGGAACTCGTTTTTTCTAAAGTTTACCAGGCTTTAAAACCCGGAGGCAGCATCTGGATTTCGGACCTTATTGCGCACGATTCGGTATTAATTGATCATCTTTTTAAAGATCAATACGGGGCCTATCTCGAAACCCTTGGTGGTGCCGCATATAAACAGCAGGTATTTGATTATATTGAATATGAAGATACGCCACGCTCTTTAAACTATCAACTGGCTTTATTGCAAAAAGTTGGGTTTAGCGTTACCGAGATCTTACACAAAAACTCTTATTTTGCGGCATTTGGTGCAATAAAATAA
- a CDS encoding TetR family transcriptional regulator has protein sequence MGRKSLKETRRLEIIKVFYQVAKKEGYENTSIAKIAKVMDINPSLIIHYFETKEGLTYELIDHILDRYLLIYTIKNKGKANLADLQATIEMLFSKKWNLLFDDGLFYTFYALAFREKKIKLKYKLILDALRNGLALMIEQCNEQHITNVENPQVAADFIFVLVDGAYFYLSMESDKKAYLDRLAYYKQKAYDALSISPLKAASAPAC, from the coding sequence ATGGGACGCAAAAGCCTAAAAGAGACAAGACGACTGGAAATTATCAAGGTATTTTACCAGGTAGCGAAGAAAGAGGGCTACGAAAATACCTCTATTGCCAAGATTGCGAAGGTAATGGATATTAACCCAAGCCTGATTATCCACTATTTTGAAACGAAAGAAGGACTGACTTATGAACTGATCGACCACATACTCGACCGGTATTTACTGATCTATACCATAAAGAATAAAGGGAAAGCAAACTTAGCCGATTTACAAGCCACAATTGAAATGCTGTTTTCTAAAAAGTGGAACCTGCTTTTTGATGACGGATTGTTTTACACCTTCTATGCTTTGGCATTTAGGGAGAAAAAGATCAAGCTGAAGTATAAACTTATTTTAGATGCACTTCGCAATGGTCTGGCCCTGATGATTGAACAATGTAATGAACAGCACATTACGAATGTGGAGAACCCACAGGTTGCTGCTGATTTTATTTTTGTACTGGTAGATGGTGCTTATTTTTACCTTTCAATGGAAAGCGATAAAAAAGCCTATTTAGATCGTTTGGCTTATTATAAACAAAAAGCATACGATGCCCTTTCTATCTCGCCCCTTAAGGCTGCTTCTGCTCCCGCTTGCTAA